The Zingiber officinale cultivar Zhangliang chromosome 10A, Zo_v1.1, whole genome shotgun sequence genome contains a region encoding:
- the LOC122027653 gene encoding LIM domain-containing protein WLIM1-like: MAFQGTTTKCTACDKTVYLVYKLIADKRPYHKACFRCHHCNGTLKLGNFNSFEGVLYCKPHFDQLYKSTGSLEKSFEGTPKVVKPEKPIDNENANRMSNAFVGTQEKCVGCSKTVYPTERVKVNGAAYHKSCFKCCHGGCVISPSNYIAHDGKLYCKHHHTQLIKEKGNLSQLETDREANSGASEVTDEPEASKTEETTDEP, encoded by the exons ATGGCATTTCAGGGGACAACCACCAAGTGCACTGCTTGCGACAAGACGGTGTATTTGGTCTACAAGCTCATCGCCGATAAGCGGCCCTACCACAAGGCCTGCTTCCGCTGCCACCACTGCAACGGCACCTTAAAG TTGGGAAACTTCAATTCCTTTGAAGGAGTGCTATATTGCAAACCCCATTTTGATCAGCTGTACAAGAGCACAGGCAGCCTGGAGAAAAGCTTTGAAG GGACCCCAAAAGTTGTGAAACCAGAGAAGCCTATCGACAATGAG AATGCAAACAGAATGTCAAATGCTTTTGTTGGCACACAAGAAAAGTGTGTTGGATGCAGCAAGACAGTTTATCCAACTGAAAGG GTCAAGGTTAATGGAGCAGCATATCACAAGAGCTGTTTCAAATGCTGCCATGGCGGATGCGTCATCAGCCCTTCTAATTACATTGCTCACGACGGAAAACTCTACTGCAAGCATCACCACACTCAGCTCATCAAAGAGAAGGGCAACCTAAGCCAACTCGAGACAGATAGAGAGGCGAATTCCGGTGCGAGTGAAGTAACTGATGAGCCTGAGGCAAGTAAAACAGAGGAAACAACTGATGAGCCATAG
- the LOC122027655 gene encoding surfeit locus protein 1-like — protein sequence MGIMLSLHWFRGELCVGRTVEAKENEGSLRWKFWFKKPKALKVEEDILHPTRVVGVIRGSEDPNIFVPENDPSSGQWFYVNIPMIARSCALTENTLYIQDINEDFSATNPYPFPKDVNKLFRYSVMPQDHLNYTLTWHSLSVAVSFMAFQPIKPNKLRR from the exons ATGGGTATTATGTTATCACTCCATTGGTTCCGAGGAGAACTGTGCGTGGGAC GAACAGTAGAGGCAAAAGAGAATGAAGGAAGCCTGCGGTGGAAGTTTTGGTTTAAGAAACCTAAAgctttaaag GTGGAAGAAGACATCCTGCATCCAACACGAGTTGTGGGTGTAATTCGAGGAAGTGAGGATCCAAACATATTTGTACCAGAAAATGATCCCAGCAGTGGGCAATGGTTCTACGTTAATATTCCCATGATTGCACGATCCTGTGCTCTTACAGAGAATACTCTTTATATCCAAGACATAAATGAAGATTTCAGCGCAACCAATCCTTATCCATTTCCAAAAGATGTCAACAAATTGTTCCGCTACTCCGTCATGCCTCAAGATCACTTGAATTATACTTTGACATG GCACTCCCTCTCGGTTGCTGTATCTTTCATGGCTTTCCAGCCGATTAAACCGAATAAATTACGCAGATGA
- the LOC122027158 gene encoding chlorophyll a-b binding protein CP29.2, chloroplastic-like has translation MASTSAFFGTRLLEHNPLMGVDAAAVGVGRIQARFNFGSKKAARPKKSRAPTSDRPLWFPGAKAPEWLDGSLTGDYGFDPFGLGKPAEYLQFELDSLDQNLAKNSAGDIIGTRTEFSDVKSTPFQPYSEVFGLQRFRECELIHGRWAMLATLGAIAVEWLTGVAWQDAGKVELVDGSSYLGLPLPFNMTTLIWIEVLLIGYIEFQRNAELDPEKRLYPGGPYFDPLGLASDPEKKERLQLAEIKHARLAMVGFFGFAVQAAVTGKGPLNNWVTHLSDPLHTTIIDSFSSSS, from the exons ATGGCCTCCACCTCCGCCTTCTTCGGCACTCGCCTCCTCGAACACAATCCGCTCATGGGCGTCGACGCAGCGGCGGTGGGAGTGGGAAGGATCCAGGCCCGGTTCAATTTCGGTTCCAAGAAAGCCGCCCGACCAAAGAAATCCAGGGCGCCGACGTCGGACCGGCCACTGTGGTTCCCCGGCGCGAAGGCGCCAGAGTGGCTCGATGGCTCCCTCACCGGCGACTATGGGTTCGACCCCTTCGGCCTTGGCAAGCCGGCCGAGTACCTCCAGTTCGAATTGGACTCGCTGGACCAGAACCTGGCTAAGAATTCCGCCGGAGACATCATCGGCACCCGCACCGAATTCTCCGACGTCAAGTCCACCCCTTTCCAGCCTTACTCCGAGGTCTTCGGCCTGCAGCGCTTCCGCGAGTGCGAGCTCATCCACGGCCGGTGGGCCATGCTCGCCACACTCGGAGCCATCGCCGTCGAGTGGCTCACCGGTGTCGCCTGGCAGGACGCCGGGAAG GTTGAATTGGTGGATGGGTCGTCGTACCTGGGGCTTCCCCTGCCTTTCAACATGACGACGCTGATATGGATCGAGGTGTTGCTGATCGGATACATCGAGTTCCAGAGGAACGCGGAGCTTGACCCGGAGAAGAGGCTTTACCCCGGCGGGCCGTACTTCGACCCGCTGGGGCTAGCGTCGGACCCCGAGAAGAAGGAAAGGCTGCAGCTGGCGGAGATCAAGCACGCCCGCCTCGCCATGGTCGGCTTCTTCGGCTTCGCCGTGCAGGCTGCCGTCACCGGAAAGGGGCCGCTCAACAACTGGGTCACCCACCTCAGCGACCCCCTTCACACCACCATCATCGAcagcttctcctcttcctcttga
- the LOC122027159 gene encoding uncharacterized protein LOC122027159: MASVKKASVLVAASVGAVEALKDQAGLCRWNYALRSLQQHAKSNMRSLSQAVRMSSAVSDGRSSERAKQSEESLRKVMYLSCWGPN, from the coding sequence ATGGCTTCAGTGAAGAAAGCTTCGGTATTGGTAGCGGCGAGCGTTGGCGCAGTGGAGGCGCTTAAGGATCAAGCAGGGTTGTGCAGATGGAACTACGCCCTGAGGTCTCTGCAGCAGCACGCCAAGAGCAACATGAGGTCGCTGTCTCAGGCCGTGAGGATGTCCTCCGCCGTCTCTGATGGCCGAAGCAGCGAGCGAGCCAAGCAATCGGAGGAGTCGCTGAGGAAAGTGATGTACCTCAGCTGCTGGGGACCCAATTAG
- the LOC122027157 gene encoding uncharacterized GPI-anchored protein At4g28100-like, translating to MAPFFLYFFVSLLSGVTSQAASPELRPLSSDGFDPTTVPSFPVARGVNQSSACHLDLSDELFGGVSDACARGTLDRSRCCPVLAAWLFAAHARYALELRPPPQAEEGLAAADGPMMPDDNQKCVDTLHSALERRGIRLPRANATCDTVLCFCGIRLHQVGSLRCPAAFNVSGGKDPPRNATPTAAVRQLERDCLNSSYAGCTRCLHSLEKVKGNGGGVNSSVSGNRTARMFGRDCQLMGLTWLLARNRTAYIPTASAVLRAVLYSAHPPQGGGGGDSPDYKCSPDQENMPLAVDSLQFQQLAGSSAAAPPSRVPAGSFAFALALSSTFLLLLPLSRLHSL from the exons ATGGCCCCTTTCTTCCTCTATTTCTTTGTCTCCCTCCTCTCCGGAGTCACGTCGCAGGCCGCAAGCCCGGAGCTTCGTCCCCTCAGCTCCGACGGCTTCGACCCCACCACCGTCCCTTCCTTCCCCGTCGCACGGGGCGTCAACCAGAGCTCGGCCTGCCACCTGGACCTCTCCGACGAGCTCTTCGGCGGGGTCAGCGACGCCTGTGCCCGCGGCACCCTCGACCGGAGCCGATGCTGCCCCGTTCTCGCCGCCTGGCTCTTCGCCGCGCACGCTCGCTACGCGCTCGAGCTCCGGCCGCCGCCGCAGGCCGAGGAGGGCCTCGCTGCCGCCGACGGGCCGATGATGCCGGACGACAACCAGAAGTGCGTGGACACGCTGCACAGCGCGCTGGAGCGGCGCGGTATCCGCCTGCCGCGGGCCAACGCCACCTGCGACACCGTACTCTGCTTCTGCGGCATCCGGCTCCACCAGGTTGGGTCGCTTCGGTGCCCGGCAGCCTTTAACGTCAGTGGCGGAAAGGATCCTCCGCGGAACGCCACGCCGACGGCGGCGGTCCGTCAGCTGGAGCGCGACTGCCTCAACTCGTCGTACGCCGGCTGCACTCGATGCTTGCACTCTCTCGAAAAG GTCAAGGGAAACGGCGGCGGGGTAAACAGCAGCGTAAGCGGAAACCGGACGGCGAGAATGTTCGGCCGCGACTGCCAACTAATGGGCCTGACGTGGCTGCTGGCCAGGAACCGGACGGCGTACATCCCCACGGCCTCCGCCGTCCTGCGCGCCGTGCTCTACAGCGCCCATCCACCGcagggcggcggcggcggagattCGCCGGATTACAAGTGCAGCCCTGACCAGGAGAACATGCCACTGGCCGTCGATTCCCTCCAATTCCAGCAGCTCGCCGGCTCCTCCGCTGCAGCTCCACCCTCTCGTGTTCCCGCCGGTTCCTTCGCTTTTGCACTTGCGCTCTCTTCCACCTTTTTGCTGCTCCTTCCCCTCTCTCGGCTTCACTCGCTATAA